AGATTTTTCTCATAAAATAAAGTGAACAGTGGGTGTACATTCTGCTGTTTGAGGAGGAATATATTATTCATCGCACTTACCTGGATAACTTGTTGCTAACAAAAGAGAAACATGGTGGCTCAATTTTTCTACTTTATCGGTTAAACTTGACCAATTACATGAATAAATTACTAATTACAAACACAGCAATTGACTTCCAAGCATGTACCAAAATTTCTGTataacaatttttaattttaaataattaaaaataatataatttttgtataacaattattaattttaaataaaaaactaactaaatatGTATACATGAAAAATCTTGACCAGAATTACTAATTAACCCCAGCATTTCAACAAAAACGTATAAGGAATATGTAATCATTTGACCAACTAAAAATCTGATGTAGcaaatacttaaataaattGGATTCATGTCTATTACTTTGAAATTAAACAGGaaaggtattgtaatgtatggAGTTGTGAAAAGTTGAGTTTGAATATCTGTTGCCTTGAGTAAACCTTTGGCCTCAACTATACattattttgcatgttttgATCACAGTGACCATTGAGGAAGCAATGACTTTGAATCACATTGAAAAGGATCTATGATCTAAGTGTTGAAATAAGATTAGCTTACTCAGCATTAAAATGACTATCAACTAACAAAATATGTTTTAGATCCTAGTAATATGTTGCTAAATGATcccaagaaaaacaaatcttgcAAAATATGCGAGTTGACCATTTCTTTAACACAAATTGACCAGAATACCATCTACTCaattccaatcacaaactacaatATGCTTTTCTGGTATGAATATCTAGTacaaatatccatccatccattctctacacCCCTTATCCTATTGTTTTGAGGGAACTTTGAGCGTATCCCAGTAGTCTTTGGGCAGTGTACTGTCCAGGCTTTACCCAGcaaaggcagggtacaccctggacaggaatTTAACCAGTAATCTTGTTTTTAtctgttaaataattaaatagaatttttaaaaTCTATGATCCactattcttatttattattatatacatttattaaggGGTCAaagtctttttcctcacaattCTGTCAACAACATTCTGATATGCATATTATTCATTTGACTTTTTAATcaagattatttaaattatattttatgaaaGAGATGCATAGCTGAAATATAGGCATGTGCAATatgttattgtattgtatattgaTAATTGAAAATAATGTTACTTTAACCTACAGTCCCAGGAGGTGATCCTGGGTAATTGAGAAGATTTATATCAATCATAGACAGTGTTCTATGTTTAGTTCTGAATTCCCAAAATGTTTGGTTTCATTATTTGTCATTAAGGCTATGATATACTATGCAttccaaatattttttactAGGTTCAAGCTAGAAAATCCCAACCAGTGGGGTACCACAATAAATCCTGGCTCAAATGGATATCTCAAATACATCATGCAAATCATGCTGTTTCACTGGAACTTGTGGCCATGGCAAAGTAAGACTATAGTCAAAACAAAATCCTTCAGAACATCAGAGGTCCTGTACTTTCCTATAAACTACAGTGCTACTCTTGATGCATAAGATAGCTTTACCTAGAGTCACTTGTCTCTGCCAGTCTGTTGTTCATGATGCCCAAAGCACCAACTCCCCCAGAGAAACCATTGAGTCTTGAGCTTCCACAAACTGTCCTGGGGTACCCATTTGCAGACTCTGAGAGCTGTTTCTGCATAATGGCCAGTGATATTTTGTTTGAGCCTGCCAAATCCCGCATGGAGATCATCTCACCAGATAGCCTTCTGCTCTCCCGGTCATTGTCACAAGGCCCTTCAGAGTCATATGTGTACCCAAAATGGCCCTGTTTGAGCCGTGTTCCAGGACGGATGGCATTTCGCCGCCCTAAGAAAGCACTAGCCTTGTTGCAGCGCTGGCAGCAAAGGCAACTCATTTTGCTCAGCATCCAGTTGAGCACCTGCTTGATTACAATGGAAATCACATTGAAGAGCGAGTAGATGCAGCAGACACCTGTCAGGATTAAAAGAAAGTTGGCCAACCGGTACAGGCCCTGGTAGCTGTAAGCTTTGTTCTGGCTGCTCACTAGGTCTCCAAAACCTATAGTGCTGAATGTGACAAAGCAGAAATAGAGGGAGTCGAGGTAGGCCCAGCCTTCTATTGGGGTATACATGGCTGAGGCGCAGCAGGAGATGATGATAGCTGACAGACCCAGGATCAGCATCACATGATAGACAGAGGGTTTCCAACCTGGAAGAGTGCTGGCTGCGAAGTCCTGGCAGATTCCTGGTGGGAGAAGGCCACTAGTGCGCAAACGATGAAGCCTAAAAGCTTTCATCACCACAGCTAAGAGGGTGATGATACGTTCTAGGAAAAGGTTAAAGAATAGAATAGTGGCCGCACACCCAAGGAGACCATAGAAGATCAGAAACACTTTGCCAGCTACCGTCACTGGGGTTGTCATCCCAAAACCTAGGGGACAAAGACAGCAAAGAGAGATTCAGCAAAAAcgatattcaattaaattcaaatttatttgtctaGCTCTAGCTCAAACGTTTTCAAAGGCTGTGTACTGACACTAACTGTTGTAAAATTGgtgaaattgaaaataaaagacCCCAAAGTGCATATTTTACTATAATGGATTAAGTTTGCTATTATTCACTATTATTAAGTGttcacaaaactaaaaaaaaaataagtaatgttTTATTGACCCTATTGTATATCTATCAAAGAAATTTAAACTGATTTAGTTTTAAGGCTGAGGGCTATTGTTTTACAAAATCAAGATAAATTGTTTGGGTACATTTTCGTACTTTTCTTTACACAATCAAGGTGTATGAACGAAAAACAAATTTAGACAATTCTTGTTAATCTCCATTATGAAAAGGTATACATTGTTCTTGTGTAACAAATCAGTATATtattaaagaccacatgtacaACTTGTTTGTTAGCTcaaagctatttttattttttatttaaatgatgatccaatttgctgtttttttaggAGATGTAAATGACATATATTATTTGTGATTTTATCACATCATATCCTCATGGATGAcagctcatcagttgaagctcaatcctagcaaaactgaactgctgatcatcccaagTGATTTATCCCCATTtcaggatcttgcaatatccctacataacgatctgatctccccttcagtcacagcttgcAACCTTCGGGTAACCATTGACATTCAACTATTCTTTTCCctgcatgttgctaatgtgacacgctcatatctgtttcttctttacaacagcagaaggatttggccatttttatccacacaggctgctcaggtacttgttcagactcttgtcatttcaagactggactactgcaactaaATGCAAATTAACACTGTACAAATGCTGTCTGTGGTAATTAGAGCTGGGCAGAATGAGTTCTCAAAAAAAGTGGAGAAATTGTTTTGAATATCTTTTCTTTAGGTAATGAGATCAAGTGCATTTTTGTAAGCATTTTTGCAGACCATGTCTTGATATGGCACTGGTCCAGGAACCAGTCATTTCCATACATGAACCAGTGCAGGTTTTGGGTGCAGCATGTCATCagttaaaaaaattcagaattaCCTGCAGTCATTAATCCAAAAggaatatctatttattatatagtGCAATTTATTTTATGAAGCCTCAGATAACACCCACTACACTGGGGACAGTGGGATAATTTAGAACcaggtgtatgtttgtgtatgcatggCTAGTGGGAGAAAATCTctaaaaagcaaagtaaaagaaaaggggaaaaaaataacggGACGTCCTCTTTTGATTTGTGCCAAGACAGCCTTCCATCTCCTTATTTCTAGGGAGACCTGTAAGAGGGTTCCCACGTGCCAAAACCTGGGAGACAGAGCAGGAGCAGTGCGTTCAGGACTATGGAGCCTGGAACAGCCAGTGAGTACTCCAGCAGTAGCCCTGCTTCATAATCACCAAGACTTGACTTTGGGATGATTAGAATTGGTTTTGTACAGTGGATGAGTGGGGCTTGCCAGACACAGAGTGGACGCATGCTGCCATTGTTGTTGGGGGAAGTCCAGCTCATCCAGCCTGTCACCTGTTGAGTGTGGTGCTGAAGATGTAGTCAAACCAGTAGCCACTGATAACaataaatgtgtacatttttatGGTTTTACTAATGCAAGTGAGATAACTTTTGAAAAtagattaatattttttttttttgactgttaAAATGTCGCTTTATTCCACACTTGGTGAATATGTTCAAACAGAGTGAAAAGACAAAACGGAGATAGAGCTATGCTGGAACTACTTGGTTATCCCTAAGAACATAAAACCAATATGAATTTATGGTACAtaaatctttaattatttaaacttttacattaaacagcttaataaatagtaaatttaACAAATTGAAAAGAAACCATAAAACTTTCTCCAGATGATCACATGATGAATGGCTGCTAAAAAGATCAGTGCATGTTGTACTACTTTTAGCTGATGCAATTAACTAAATTGAACTGTCTTGGaatgttaccatggcaacaatttttaaaagaagCTACCACACTAGGTTTCAGAATTGATGATCACTaccacattaaacattaaataaatgatctaGAACAATTCTTATTTGTTAAAATCAGATGGATTAGAAATGTGACAGTTAAAAAGGGAAGGTAATATCCCATGTTCGAGGGGGTGTTTattcacagagagagaaaagggcatgctacagtcacagaaaaataaaagggagaaagagaaatttGACAGATAAGAACATTCAAGATTTCTGTTTTCCTATACTGTTGTTTCAGCAACCCAGGAAAGATTAATtattcagaaatgtaaaaacattttgtagAACCCTGTCATTTcatattatatttgttatattagtCAGTTCTTTTTGCCTGACCTACGAGTGACTGAAGTGACTGATGTGTAGCATATACTCTACAACAGGGACCTAGTTTACTGCATTCCAGAATCTCATAAAAGCTTTCCATATAGGGTCAGGGAAGGTGCCATGATCAATAggcaagtgtgtgagagaacggAAAGCACGTCAGTGCATCATCTTCTGACTGAATGTTGCAGATatacttaaaataatttaaaatagcaATTACACTGCTTGGTGTTCACTCCCAAGTAAACACTAATTcactttttcttactttttatcCATATTTTAGCCATTTCAGGATCtgttgaataatttttttataatattaaaattatttaaagaaattattgcaaaaaatcttttttttcttatgttaaCAGGTAATGCATCTTTGCTTCTGCTGAACTAGAAGTCCGGCGAGACCTCATGCCCAAGTACTGCAATGGGTGCACACCTCTCCATAATAAACAAAGAGCGTTCTCAGGAGCATTTTGTCACACACAACTCAGTCTATTACACTGAGGACTGTGTGGTCCTTGAGTCTTTTGATAGTCTTTTCAAATTAAGGCTGGTTAACAAGTCTCAATCTGCTTTGTAATGCTCTCTCAATTATATATGAGCAGTGGTAAAGAAGAACAAGACAAGataacataaaaacatagaGTTAGTGATATAACAATCTGTGAAGCTGGTGCAGCAAAAATACAACAGTATCTGCAATGCCATGCACTCCATGAATGCTAGTGGATGCAGAAGGTATTTGCTGTGAAACACTGTGAATAAATAGCTATATCTAGTAATATATTCCATACAAATGCTGGTCAGAGTTTTTGATAATTTGATCTCAGAGATTTAATTAAAACCATAACTCTGATTaggggaagaagaaaaacaaatctggATTCATTTTGCTTTCTACACCTCATGAAAATGAAGCTAGGACTTAATGTTGCACGAGCGTGAGTATGCATTGGAAATAATAAGTCTACTGAACCCTTTTAAAACTGACAAAATTAATAGGTCAAATTCAAACTCATGTTGAAAATAACCATCTGTTTTTGTCAGTTTCCATCTGAATATTGACTTACATTACTGTTTCATACGACTGCTGAAGCAATGGTCTgcaaaaagattaaaaactaTGTACAGGATCTCACTGTTTTAAGCTATCAGTTAAGAGAGAGttacaaaataatttcaaaataacaaaataaaaactagaAAATTAATTGGATACAAACCAAAAATTGAACTAAGAGAACACAATAACAACTACCAAGTAACTGAGATTGGGAAACACAAGACTATTATGGAATAACCACAGAAGAAATTCAACCTATGTGCAAGGTTGTGCTCTGTTTATCTAGAGAGGAATTGTCCTGGAGCACATGACTCACAGAAGATATGAGTAGAAAGAGAAATACTTTCTGATATTACttagatatactgtattttgaTTTATGTGTGTAGTTCTTTATACATACAATTATTGCAGTTACACTGGGAGAGCTTGCTACAGCAAGACTTTTGAATGGCAATAGTGCATCTGCATGATTCCTGCACACGGTCACAGAAATGTAGACAAACACATCCATGTTCCATCTGACCAGAGTATGCAGCATTCCTGTATTGCTTAAAAATGtatgagaaagaaagcaaacacagaggtTGGTGGTTTTGTGTATCAGTGCTCAGAGAAATGCAGTCATTGTTTGGTTCACTGTGGTAAAATCCTAATCATAAGGAAAGGGTGTCAGCAtattgaccaggataaagtgtgTACTCAAGATGAAAAAAGGTTTTGCTAACACAGTTCCTCTGTGATAGTTTTCTATTTTCTGTATTTCGATTGCATTTTTCCTGTTGTAGGTCCTCATTTGaccttttttcttgtttctgcATCTGGAAAACTTTTGTTTCGGCCTACACTACTAAACGTCTTAATTACATTCATTTTGACCAAGACCAACTTCTTACCAAAAAGATTTCTCTACCCATACATAATAatttgcatgcacacacaaaatgggCAAGGCATTCTTGCTCCTTAGTGACTTGCCAAACATGTACGTTTTTTCTCACTTGTTTTCTGGCATCAGCAGTGCAGCAGACTGGTAGCCTGAGGCTGTGTCCTGAACTTTAACAGCAAAGATAATAGCCTAATACCATGTCACTGGCATGATTGAAAGTCTGTCGTGTAGCTTATATATTTCAGTGACAAACAGAAAGTGTATGTAAAACAAACTGTCTGTCTCTTCTAAGAGTATCAGGCACTATCAGAGTGGATATGTAGGGTCACAAGAGCAGCCATGTTGCCGGTAGCTACTGTACTGATATATAAACTACTAGGCTATGTCTGTATTATTGATGCAGTTCTAAGGAATGCATATATACTTACACATACATTCTTATGGTGCATTAAAACTAGTTAATAAAATCTCAGTATGCCATTCAGAGTTAGTTATTTGATACAATCTTGCTCTAAACCAACAATAATGGACAAGGTAAATAATCAAAAGAATAattagtgtgtatataaatactgTGCCCTTTGTCTATATAATCCATTTACAGGCTAACAAAGGAATGGGAAATAAAGGAAATTGTGAACACAGTGTGCAGTTAAGCTGTTTTTCATTGCCGCAAAAACTCATCCAGCAACATTTACCAACTCACCGATAGTTGACACAACCGTTGCCACAAAGTAAAACGCCCCCGTAAAATCCCATCGCGGTCGTAGGGCATCGGCCCGGATTCCGGCAGCCGCAGCGGTTTCGTACTCGCGCAGGAAGGAGCTTAGTTCGTGAACGCTGATGTTGAAAGCGTCGCTGAAGTTGAGCAGTGTGCGATTCCAGCGCGCTCGGGCTCGCACCTCCGACGGCCGCTCGATAGCTGAGAAGACCGCAGCGCCGCACAGAAGGTATGTGAGGATGAGCAGCGCCAGCAGCACGAAACGCCCGTTATCCTCGTTGATGTGCAGCGAACGGCAGCCCGGGAGTCTCTGCCGTGCGGACATCGTGCACATTTCAGCACCACGAGCACGCGGGACAGCGAACAGCTCCACCCCAGGGCGCACAACCACACTGGGCAGCACCGGTGCTCCTGCTCTCCATCCTTGTAAAAATCCTAACCACACCGCGAAaggttatttattaatttagatCAAAATGTGAAACGAAATTAAGTTTAGCGAGATTCTAAATTTGTTCGTCATAAAAGGACGACTAAAACGCTCCACTTCACTCTCACGCGTCGAGATAAGGGTATCCTAACTGCCATGGCTATTTCAGGCTAAAATATTTGGGGACTATATTATTGAACTCCTTTCAGCTCCGGGACAGCAAGCAGCCACACGCCAGGCAGCACAAGCGCTCGTGTCTTTCCAGAAATCCCTCCCTAAGACAGTGTTATTTTTGATATCGTCATGacaaaataattcaattcagcAATCACGTGTGGCTTTATGAAATCATCAAAGTCATCCTCTGGGTGGGAAAAGACATGTCAATGCGTCCTGGGGCGCCAAAATTGTTAATGGATTCATTAATTATTGAACGAAAATATTGCATCAGTGTCCAGTTTGGGAAACTGTCCAGTCGCAGCAGTGTTCACTGATGCGACCTTCTTCTTGCCGATTTATGCGGATTGCAGTATGAAGCACTGGACACAGCGTGCGTTTGGGTCGCTGCACCAAACTCGCCGTCCCAAGAAAACGCATAAATCATTGCAAAAGGATATTACGTGATCCGTGAGTTCACAGAAAGGGACGCACGTTTAGCCTTTTCGTCAGTTTCACCTTAGAACAATGAGCAGTcaaaagaaaagatttaaagACAAGATTGGATGCCAGCATGCGGTAAAGCATCGGAACAATTTTGCGCACGCTTTCCCAaaataaatgaaggtttttattacacGACATTAACATTAagttgtatattattattattattattaatattaatattattacacacTAGTAAATGTGTATCATTTTTAATGTCGGCTGAATTATTCTGCGTTATTTCCTTTCTGATTCATTCTTTTCTACCGCTTGAACAGGAAAACGCAGGACCTTGTGCTGTTTTAGACATACTGTAATCTATGCACATGTTTGATCCAACGGCGCATGAAACTGATCACATTTTTAGTTTCTTGCATTCTCTGCTTGTTTCCTCGTAGTTATTTCTACAGAGACATTATTGTGAGTGCTCATTGCTGAGCAAAATGATGAAACTGTCATCAAGGTGAAACTGTCTTCACTGGTGTTAAGTGAAACAGGGAAGCTCAAGCCTTGGCACTGGAGGAGGGGCTTCGCCGAAACGCGCAAAATAAATGATACGCATGCGCGATGTTAACATAAAGTGATTATACACTGCGGAATCTCAGTGGGTGCATCTCAAAATTCCGCGTAATTCCAATTTCTTCAAATACGCATCGCGTTTCCTTTTCCTACTTCCCTTTCTCGCGAAGGCAACGAAGCAGAAATATAACATATGTCCAATGTACGAAATGCCATTGCTCACTGAAGCGTCATCTTAAGGCGATTTAAGAGAATTCGCTTTTTTATAGTGTTAATTGGTGCTTTAACTGTACAACAGATAACATATACAAGTAGGGTCCAGATAATTTCTCTTTaatctttaaactttaaagtttTAGTGAGCTTGTCCATGATAGCcttagattcctgttcttgggtgtacctcaaggtttgatgttttgCATGCTGAGTTGCTTTTCTCCTCACCATTGGTGTAAAAACCGATTAAATGACTTATTGTATCCTTCTTGACAGCTAGaatctggccattttcctcGAACCTTTCTCATCATCAAAGTATTACAGTCCATAGAATATTACTGTTCATAGAACTTTTTCTCACTCAATATTTTTGTCCCTCGAACTGTAGACACTGTTATATGTGGAAattccaggagatcagcagtttctgtaaTACGCAAAAAAGATTTCTTACACTGTAAAGGACATTTGATTATGTCTACACACTAGATTacttttttacacaattaaaatattagtGCAAGACTTGCACTAGACATCTCATAAGGCTCAAGTCTTACTTTATTTGGCTTTGTATTGGAATGTATTTGACaagaattattttcatatacagtaggCAAACATTACATGGATAATGCAAACAAATATAATGAAcaatactaaaataaatgaaaattaactttttaaataaactgataGTCTAGACTATACCATTTATGCTGTTTAAATAGTGAACAATAAGTGAACTAGGCTAATGAAGGTGAAATATAAAACTGTAGGTAACATCCTGTAGGTATTACAGGATTTCTGAACAGAGgcctttttaatatttgtgtgaTTAAATAATGCAGAGATAAACACTAAGTAAACACTAAGGAGGAAATGTGGGCTACTTGGAAATTTATTATACGCTTTGTGCTCTATAGTTACATGTCTCAGCATCCTCATTGGTATCATTTGGGTTAAATTTTCTTCTTGTACCtgaccttttcttctttttattcctGTCCGTACATTTGTCATGTGACAAGCCTGGATGCAGTCGTCCAGTTAGAGAACTCAGATGGCCCTGATTGTCTCTGTGACTCTTTTATAGAGGGGCTTGATATATGAGGTACTTCATaagtgtgttttagtgtatgCCTATGAAGCTCAGAGCTCAACTGCTACAGCCTGTAACATGACATAACTTCTCGTTGATCGACAAGTGTTTGAAGAACAATAGATAGCTATGTGATTAACGTAATTAATACATTTCACAAATATTTGAGATGTGGGATTCAAAAGACTGCACAGTCGTGACAATGCACCTACACTACCATCTAGTGGTAGAAAGCGTAATTACAGGTAATAAAAAACTATGCAGAGCATACTGTCTATCGAATCAGTAAGTAAGAGTGATTACTGAATTCGTattactgaataataaacattatgaatgaatcaatgttgtataagtgtatataagGCATAGACTTTTTACTGCTTGTGGTTTAAAAACAATGATATGCAGAGAAAGTGCATGTTGGAGCAGAAAAAATGAGAAACTAAAAGAAAAGCAAGGATTAAAGGGTTCGAGTTAGAAGACAACATGTGGAAACAAGTATGATGGAGAGCAGGAAAATGAGCAGGAAAAGGAACATGTGGGCTTGGCTGAAAGTTACAATTTcctctattatttttttttcagactcgcaataaattgtgtttttctgtttttgtgcaGTTGTAGTTCCTTCTTAGTAATTTGTGTGAAGATAGTTCCTAAGTCATGAGAGATGTTTGGTTAGGCATGACAATACAGTGATGACTACAGTGTTGGAATTGGCTTTGCacatttaaattctatttatttgtatttgatcAAGGAATCACTGCAGTAGTActaaatatagaaatgtaacAGATTTGATATTAAAAAGACAGAGATGAGTGCTAATTAAAGCCACTGATCATATCTGTATctatatttagatttaaacatGGAGTGTGTATGAACTAAACTGCTAGGTTTAGGCCTGTGTTAAATATGAATAACTTTTTGACAACTATGTCAGTAACAGAGCTACAGCATTTCTCTGTGAAGAGAGGAGAAACTTCAAGAAGAACAACCATCTCTGCAGCACTCGACCAATCAGGCCTGTATGGTAGAATGGACAGATGGAAGCTACTCCTCAGTAAAAGGCATATGGCAGCCCACCTGGAGTTTGCCAAAAGGCACCCGAAAAACTCTCAGACCATGAGAAACAAAATTGGAGAAACTGGTCTGGAGAAACAAAGATTCAACTTTTTGGCCTGAATAGCAAGTGTTATGTCTGGAGGAAACCAGGCACACAAATATTGATAATGTTGAATGATGacacattttttctttattctttaacactgtaatacattacatttccaAAACCAGTGGCATTTCTAGAGTTTGATCACTGGGGCACAGGCCCCCGACAAGATTTTAGAAAGCTATGTAAAAAGTTCTAAGGGGGCTGGAGGCATAACCCAAGCTACCCCCAGCCTCCCAATGGCCTGAAACCTATCCTGCTTTCTCAGTATACTCGAAGAACTTGATGAATGACCCCAGTTTGTCCTGAAGTCCATGATCATGCTCCGGAGCACCTGTGGGTCTGGTGTGGAGAGAGGCTTGGAACTGCTGCTCCTGCTCTGGCCATGCTTGCTCTAGGGGGACCTGATGCTTTTATCTGGTAGATGCTGGCAAGGGTCTTTACAATCTGAGACAGTGGAAAGGACTCTATGATGGTGGATCTTCTCACTCTGCTGACAGTATATTTATAGGTTGATTTGAGTATATACTTTTATCTCTTTGAATGCTCTTGAACAGTTActattgtgttcatttagtcaataataatacaaaatgtattgtaattgtaatgtaTGTAAACTAAAAATGTGAAAGCTTATCTTTCTGTTATTTCAGGAATTTCAGAATTTTAGAAATGCCAAGGTAGGATTCAGAATTCAGCAAACAATTATGTAGAACTCCTAAAATCAAAAACTAATCAG
The Tachysurus vachellii isolate PV-2020 chromosome 6, HZAU_Pvac_v1, whole genome shotgun sequence genome window above contains:
- the kcnk12 gene encoding potassium channel subfamily K member 12 → MSARQRLPGCRSLHINEDNGRFVLLALLILTYLLCGAAVFSAIERPSEVRARARWNRTLLNFSDAFNISVHELSSFLREYETAAAAGIRADALRPRWDFTGAFYFVATVVSTIGFGMTTPVTVAGKVFLIFYGLLGCAATILFFNLFLERIITLLAVVMKAFRLHRLRTSGLLPPGICQDFAASTLPGWKPSVYHVMLILGLSAIIISCCASAMYTPIEGWAYLDSLYFCFVTFSTIGFGDLVSSQNKAYSYQGLYRLANFLLILTGVCCIYSLFNVISIVIKQVLNWMLSKMSCLCCQRCNKASAFLGRRNAIRPGTRLKQGHFGYTYDSEGPCDNDRESRRLSGEMISMRDLAGSNKISLAIMQKQLSESANGYPRTVCGSSRLNGFSGGVGALGIMNNRLAETSDSR